One genomic segment of Mesoterricola silvestris includes these proteins:
- a CDS encoding SDR family NAD(P)-dependent oxidoreductase, with protein sequence MKPFLGRRILVTGAGSGIGRACARRLEALGAELILAGRRAELLRETLPHARHVPLDHTRDEDVQAFARDCPPLDGMVLAAGSLLTGGVEGTSAPAFDRMIASNLKGPWLLCHHLGPSLRDAASVVLVGSNVGIRAIPDSAAYCVAKAGLHMLAQVLALEWAPRGIRCNAVAPGPVHTAMVDARLRSAPDPAAALHALAQVNPMRRLGREEEVAALAIHLLGDESRWTTGTVIPIDGGASAVF encoded by the coding sequence GTGAAGCCCTTCCTGGGCAGGCGCATCCTGGTGACGGGGGCCGGCTCGGGGATCGGCAGGGCCTGCGCCCGGCGCCTGGAGGCCCTGGGGGCCGAGCTCATCCTGGCGGGGCGGCGCGCCGAGCTCCTGCGGGAGACCCTCCCCCACGCCCGCCACGTCCCCCTGGACCACACCCGGGACGAGGACGTCCAGGCCTTCGCCCGGGACTGCCCGCCTCTCGACGGCATGGTCCTGGCCGCGGGTTCCCTGCTCACCGGCGGCGTGGAGGGGACCTCGGCCCCCGCCTTCGACCGCATGATCGCGTCCAACCTCAAGGGCCCCTGGCTCCTGTGCCACCACCTGGGCCCCAGCCTCCGGGACGCGGCCAGCGTCGTGCTGGTGGGTTCCAACGTGGGCATCCGGGCCATTCCCGACAGCGCCGCCTACTGCGTGGCCAAGGCCGGCCTGCACATGCTGGCCCAGGTGCTGGCCCTGGAGTGGGCCCCCCGGGGCATCCGCTGCAACGCCGTCGCCCCCGGCCCCGTGCACACCGCCATGGTGGACGCGCGGCTCCGGTCCGCGCCCGATCCCGCGGCGGCCCTCCACGCGCTGGCCCAGGTCAATCCCATGCGCCGCCTCGGGCGGGAGGAGGAGGTGGCCGCGCTGGCCATCCACCTCCTGGGGGACGAGAGCCGCTGGACCACGGGCACGGTGATCCCCATCGACGGCGGCGCAAGCGCCGTCTTCTGA
- a CDS encoding DUF502 domain-containing protein, with the protein MFRKYLLAGFFTLLPAVVTFWILRAIFNSLVDIFRGPASVIAAMLHLPVPPPWGLALISATATISLLLLAGALVGNFVGRQILAWLDELVMYIPVVKGIYGATKQLMSAIQSGQGGSFKEVVRVEWPRPGAYTLGFVAHRDCGWAGFDPGDEMVAVYIPTAPNPTSGYVIMVPASTITPMPLSPEQALTWAISGGVVTPTGVKAP; encoded by the coding sequence ATGTTCAGGAAATACCTTCTCGCCGGTTTCTTCACCCTGCTGCCCGCGGTGGTGACGTTCTGGATCCTCCGGGCCATCTTCAACTCCCTGGTGGACATCTTCCGGGGCCCGGCCTCGGTGATCGCCGCCATGCTCCACCTGCCCGTGCCGCCCCCCTGGGGCCTGGCCCTCATCTCCGCCACCGCGACCATCTCCCTCCTGCTCCTGGCCGGGGCCCTGGTGGGCAACTTCGTGGGTCGGCAGATCCTCGCGTGGCTGGACGAGCTGGTGATGTACATCCCGGTCGTCAAGGGCATCTACGGCGCCACCAAGCAGCTCATGAGCGCCATCCAGAGCGGCCAGGGCGGGTCCTTCAAGGAGGTCGTGCGGGTGGAATGGCCCCGGCCCGGCGCCTACACCCTGGGCTTCGTGGCCCACCGCGACTGCGGCTGGGCCGGCTTCGACCCGGGCGACGAGATGGTGGCCGTCTACATCCCCACCGCCCCCAACCCCACCTCCGGCTACGTGATCATGGTGCCCGCCTCCACGATCACGCCCATGCCCCTGAGCCCCGAGCAGGCCCTCACCTGGGCCATCTCCGGCGGCGTGGTGACGCCCACCGGCGTCAAGGCCCCGTGA
- the pgsA gene encoding CDP-diacylglycerol--glycerol-3-phosphate 3-phosphatidyltransferase, whose amino-acid sequence MTVPNYLTLARILMVPILVVVLLTRVTNHEIIGVLVFWAASLTDLLDGYLARKWGQVTTLGKLLDPLADKLLIMGALISLVELDMAPAWMTFIILGREMAITGLRGIASEEGVTIAAERLGKWKLGFQIASISCLLLGPKLDLWLLEWTHLGIFRFFIRFPRPYSFFWGMGVLLLWVAMILSVWSAVTYFRKFWHKLGHSLLTGHGRLSAHESPDRIG is encoded by the coding sequence ATGACCGTACCGAACTACCTGACCCTCGCCCGAATCCTCATGGTGCCCATCCTCGTGGTGGTGCTCCTGACGCGGGTCACCAACCACGAAATCATCGGCGTCCTGGTCTTCTGGGCCGCGAGCCTCACGGACCTCCTGGACGGGTACCTGGCCCGGAAGTGGGGCCAGGTGACCACCCTGGGCAAGCTGCTCGATCCCCTCGCGGACAAGCTCCTCATCATGGGGGCCCTCATCAGCCTGGTGGAGCTGGACATGGCGCCGGCCTGGATGACCTTCATCATCCTGGGCCGGGAGATGGCCATCACGGGGCTGCGGGGCATCGCCAGCGAGGAGGGCGTCACCATCGCCGCCGAGCGCCTGGGGAAATGGAAGCTGGGCTTCCAGATCGCCTCCATCTCCTGCCTCCTCCTGGGCCCCAAGCTCGACCTCTGGCTCCTGGAGTGGACGCACCTCGGGATCTTCCGCTTCTTCATCAGGTTCCCCAGGCCCTACAGCTTCTTCTGGGGCATGGGCGTGCTGCTCCTGTGGGTCGCCATGATCCTCTCGGTGTGGAGCGCCGTCACCTACTTCCGGAAGTTCTGGCACAAGCTGGGCCACAGCCTCCTGACGGGCCACGGGCGGCTATCGGCCCACGAATCCCCCGACCGGATCGGGTGA
- a CDS encoding tyrosine-type recombinase/integrase, whose protein sequence is MKRSNIALTPTLCQRTKPGPTKVTLWDASELGLALVITPAGNRCWWFVARRAGKQIWVRIGEYHQAIPGGDPGEVWTVHAARIEAGKLRKLHDEGKDIRAEVKAKRNPHDFDALAKDYLASVGYRELAKRSQQNYKGYLENHIQPLIGKRLVEDLTHKDIVAMHRAIEAKGIRITAGFCVDLVSSLLDYASDIGWRQRVMNPCRGVKVVRSEDRERVITADELERIGASLGEGHKADIIRLIAVSGMRVGEAVAVTWSDINWNAMSVTITEHKTKKISRSKVIPINSSMGEILKAQAGHVGPWVWRGRKLGHFRAVSLDSWWADVKTAAKVPDVWIHDFRRTFETVGVELGFPPADMDVLVGHKLPGMQATYIHLSPGGILAQASEATSAWISAALNGKKPRLGVRVGAGETSMV, encoded by the coding sequence ATGAAACGGTCAAACATCGCCCTGACGCCTACCCTGTGCCAGCGAACTAAACCCGGCCCAACCAAGGTCACCCTTTGGGACGCGAGCGAACTAGGTCTTGCGTTGGTCATCACGCCTGCCGGGAATCGGTGCTGGTGGTTCGTAGCTCGCAGGGCTGGGAAACAGATTTGGGTAAGGATTGGAGAATACCATCAAGCTATCCCAGGCGGGGACCCCGGCGAGGTCTGGACGGTGCATGCTGCGCGGATCGAGGCCGGGAAACTGCGCAAGTTGCATGACGAGGGGAAAGACATCCGCGCCGAAGTTAAGGCCAAGCGCAACCCTCACGATTTCGATGCCCTGGCAAAGGACTACCTTGCCTCCGTGGGATATCGGGAACTGGCCAAACGATCCCAGCAGAATTACAAGGGATATCTCGAAAATCACATTCAGCCGCTCATTGGGAAGCGGCTGGTTGAGGATCTGACTCACAAGGATATCGTGGCCATGCACCGAGCTATCGAAGCCAAGGGCATCAGGATCACGGCTGGGTTCTGCGTTGATCTTGTCTCCAGCCTTCTGGACTACGCCTCGGATATTGGCTGGCGCCAGCGGGTCATGAACCCTTGTAGGGGTGTCAAAGTTGTCCGATCTGAAGATCGGGAAAGGGTCATCACTGCGGACGAACTGGAACGCATCGGAGCGTCCCTGGGAGAAGGCCACAAGGCCGACATCATTCGCTTGATTGCCGTCTCAGGCATGCGCGTGGGCGAGGCCGTAGCCGTGACCTGGAGCGATATCAATTGGAATGCCATGTCCGTTACCATCACAGAGCACAAAACCAAGAAAATCTCACGTTCCAAAGTCATCCCGATCAACTCATCCATGGGTGAGATTCTGAAAGCCCAAGCGGGGCATGTAGGACCTTGGGTTTGGCGCGGACGTAAACTGGGCCATTTCCGAGCCGTGTCGCTGGACTCGTGGTGGGCCGATGTCAAAACAGCGGCGAAGGTCCCGGATGTTTGGATCCACGATTTCAGACGGACCTTTGAGACGGTAGGAGTCGAACTTGGATTCCCTCCCGCTGATATGGACGTTCTCGTGGGCCACAAACTCCCGGGGATGCAAGCCACCTATATCCACTTATCCCCAGGAGGCATCCTGGCCCAGGCATCCGAAGCCACTTCCGCATGGATCAGCGCGGCCCTAAACGGCAAAAAGCCCCGGCTCGGGGTGCGAGTCGGGGCGGGTGAAACCAGCATGGTCTAG
- a CDS encoding helix-turn-helix domain-containing protein — translation MNAPIPIEPDPWLTSAEVSEIYKISVPTLCIWRGKRIGPPFRQLGRAIHYRKSDVDAFIKTHMVQTAS, via the coding sequence ATGAACGCTCCCATCCCCATTGAACCTGACCCCTGGCTCACATCTGCGGAGGTGTCCGAAATCTACAAAATTAGCGTCCCCACCCTCTGCATCTGGAGAGGGAAACGCATCGGTCCACCGTTCCGTCAACTAGGCCGAGCCATCCATTACCGCAAGTCGGATGTGGATGCTTTCATCAAAACGCACATGGTTCAAACGGCCAGCTAG
- a CDS encoding DUF551 domain-containing protein has translation MIWKPIATAPKKHQKPILLGFPGSVHVGIWYEGKRKQGWLVIDEPKCGIGASPTHWMPLPEPPTQ, from the coding sequence ATGATCTGGAAGCCGATCGCCACCGCCCCCAAAAAACACCAGAAACCCATCCTGCTCGGGTTCCCAGGGTCAGTCCATGTTGGGATCTGGTACGAAGGAAAGCGGAAGCAGGGATGGCTCGTCATCGACGAACCCAAGTGCGGAATCGGAGCATCACCGACCCACTGGATGCCCCTCCCCGAACCCCCAACCCAATAG